One Kangiella geojedonensis DNA segment encodes these proteins:
- the lnt gene encoding apolipoprotein N-acyltransferase, with amino-acid sequence MMTEKFASPNGWLAFFIALIAGAVYPLAFAPLNWWPLALASIAIFWWLITDKTPKKAFRLGWGYGFGVFIAGVSWVYVSINTFGNASPPLAVTLTIVFAMILALFYSVLGWIMQRYFSKYSLISRVILFSVIWVGLDIARGSGFVSFPWLYAGYSQTEALMQGLAGFLGVHGVTLFVVVLACLLAEVVTTKGYGQQRRFLLPILVVLVIPFMATLHMFSKEASKEQTLILALVQPNVDQHIKWDRRYFNDIMYGLFEQTEPYWGADLVVWPEGGIPSFENNVPGLMSELEEKAKESGTDFITGIPMREPDNREVYYSGVKLLGENSQSYHKQQLVPFGEYLPFTELLRGAIDFFDLPMSSFTPGDSDQEPLRTEKAALVPAICYEIAFSGLIQSLGKQSQDQFTAILTISNDTWFGDSWGPLQHFQIAQMRAIETGLPVIRGTNNGLTAVIASNGRVMEQIPRFEREVLAGAFVLDNKPTWFLQYGYWTFLVLVVVLLGVAFGLRKK; translated from the coding sequence ATGATGACAGAAAAATTTGCCAGCCCTAACGGCTGGCTGGCATTTTTTATTGCCCTAATTGCTGGAGCCGTTTATCCCTTAGCTTTTGCGCCATTAAATTGGTGGCCATTAGCGTTAGCTTCTATCGCCATATTCTGGTGGTTGATTACCGATAAAACGCCGAAGAAAGCTTTCCGGCTGGGTTGGGGCTATGGTTTCGGTGTTTTTATTGCCGGTGTGTCATGGGTTTATGTTTCGATTAACACCTTCGGAAATGCCTCGCCACCGCTTGCCGTTACCCTTACCATTGTTTTTGCCATGATTTTAGCCCTGTTTTACAGTGTACTTGGCTGGATCATGCAGCGTTACTTTAGTAAGTACTCGCTTATCTCAAGAGTTATATTGTTCAGTGTTATCTGGGTTGGGCTGGATATAGCACGTGGCTCAGGATTTGTTAGTTTCCCATGGCTATACGCAGGTTACAGTCAAACCGAAGCACTGATGCAGGGGCTGGCAGGTTTCTTAGGCGTGCATGGCGTTACGCTGTTTGTGGTGGTCTTGGCTTGCCTGCTGGCAGAAGTCGTGACTACCAAAGGCTACGGGCAACAACGCCGTTTTCTATTGCCTATCTTAGTGGTGCTGGTGATTCCTTTCATGGCGACTTTACACATGTTCTCCAAAGAGGCGAGCAAAGAGCAAACCCTGATTTTGGCTTTAGTGCAGCCGAACGTTGACCAGCATATCAAGTGGGATCGTCGCTACTTTAACGACATTATGTATGGTTTATTCGAGCAGACCGAGCCCTACTGGGGCGCAGATCTGGTGGTATGGCCGGAAGGGGGGATTCCATCCTTTGAAAACAATGTCCCAGGACTCATGTCCGAGCTAGAAGAAAAAGCGAAGGAGAGTGGTACAGATTTCATTACCGGTATCCCAATGCGCGAGCCTGATAATCGTGAAGTCTATTACTCAGGCGTAAAATTGCTTGGTGAAAACAGCCAGTCGTATCATAAGCAGCAGCTAGTGCCTTTCGGAGAATATCTACCGTTTACAGAATTGTTAAGAGGCGCTATCGACTTTTTTGATTTACCCATGTCGAGCTTTACGCCAGGTGATTCAGATCAGGAACCATTGCGTACCGAGAAGGCCGCGTTAGTCCCCGCAATTTGCTACGAAATCGCCTTCTCAGGTTTGATTCAAAGCCTCGGAAAGCAGTCGCAAGATCAATTTACCGCGATTCTAACCATCAGCAACGACACTTGGTTCGGCGACAGCTGGGGCCCGCTACAACACTTCCAGATCGCTCAAATGCGCGCCATCGAAACCGGTTTACCTGTGATTCGCGGTACTAATAACGGCTTAACTGCAGTCATCGCCTCAAACGGCCGTGTGATGGAACAAATCCCACGCTTCGAGCGTGAAGTTCTCGCCGGCGCTTTTGTTCTCGACAATAAACCCACTTGGTTCTTACAGTATGGGTATTGGACTTTTTTAGTTTTGGTGGTTGTTTTACTGGGAGTGGCGTTTGGCTTGAGGAAAAAGTAG
- a CDS encoding prealbumin-like fold domain-containing protein — protein MRYLVFVYLLGLTLFTIVPTASADFACHADSGGVNDLSGSAQADLTQMCYDFDPLPSSYLVSVSFDKVNFSGNNTGDGCMLFDTDDDPSGFIDYAICFQVGGQPATILPTTPFAYMCTSPDSEERCGGATLFALTGTTCSSEISDDDPFPGGEAHPQDTKVTCDVSTLDVPAGGVQVNACSYPSASPTSDPKDCLRDSDKGQLILRKDAGTDTATTFTFNSNSPGTSRNDIITGSGQLYLQLDPGSYTIDELTPDNWAVTDIQCVDRNNVSVGTVNLADGSVSSLNITKTERLICDFVNRQEADISVTKTDANTGYSPKGTSVYAVTVSNDGNSNLSGVSFEDTVPNGLTITNVSCSAGVTCNLSQSGNTVSGLLDIPKNSSVTVSIEVEFSLTPQDYQ, from the coding sequence ATGCGATATTTAGTATTTGTTTATCTATTGGGACTAACGTTATTTACTATTGTGCCTACTGCGAGCGCTGACTTTGCTTGTCACGCTGATAGTGGTGGTGTGAATGATTTAAGCGGTAGTGCGCAGGCTGACCTGACGCAGATGTGTTATGACTTTGATCCTTTACCCAGCTCTTATTTGGTGTCGGTGAGCTTTGATAAAGTCAATTTCTCAGGTAACAATACTGGCGATGGCTGTATGCTTTTTGATACAGATGATGATCCTTCCGGTTTCATTGATTACGCCATTTGTTTTCAGGTTGGGGGACAGCCTGCAACTATATTGCCTACAACGCCGTTCGCTTATATGTGTACCAGTCCCGACTCGGAGGAGCGTTGTGGTGGTGCAACGTTATTTGCGCTAACGGGTACAACTTGTAGTTCAGAGATTTCCGATGACGATCCTTTCCCGGGCGGAGAAGCTCACCCTCAAGATACTAAGGTTACATGTGATGTGTCTACGTTAGACGTGCCTGCAGGTGGAGTGCAGGTAAATGCTTGTTCTTATCCGTCCGCATCCCCGACTTCAGATCCTAAAGATTGTCTGCGTGACTCTGATAAAGGGCAGCTCATATTAAGAAAAGATGCTGGAACGGATACAGCCACGACTTTTACTTTTAATAGCAACAGCCCCGGAACGTCGCGCAATGATATTATTACAGGTAGCGGTCAACTGTACCTACAGCTCGACCCAGGCTCTTATACTATTGACGAGCTCACCCCGGACAACTGGGCTGTGACGGATATTCAATGTGTTGATCGTAATAACGTTTCAGTTGGAACGGTTAACTTAGCTGATGGTTCTGTTTCATCATTGAACATCACTAAAACAGAGCGATTAATATGTGACTTTGTTAACCGTCAGGAAGCTGATATCTCAGTAACTAAGACCGATGCTAATACAGGGTATTCCCCGAAAGGAACCAGTGTTTATGCGGTTACTGTGTCAAATGACGGGAACTCTAATCTTTCAGGGGTCAGTTTTGAAGATACTGTTCCTAACGGCCTTACAATAACGAATGTTTCATGTAGTGCTGGGGTGACGTGTAACTTATCGCAAAGCGGGAATACGGTAAGTGGCCTATTAGATATTCCTAAAAATAGTAGTGTGACCGTTTCTATCGAAGTTGAATTCTCGCTCACCCCTCAGGATTATCAGTAG
- the holA gene encoding DNA polymerase III subunit delta yields MKVYPEKLQQALTQSFPVYLVAGDEPWQKMEAADQIRAHCKKQGILERQIIEDSSAANPLTDQAGTMSLFAETRLLEWRFDKSIKKAQGEAIQSFINSQPTDVLLIIAPKLSNEKRTSWFKTLEQAGIVVEVWPIPAERLGGWLRQRATQLNVQLDNDAVQVLIERCEGNLLAAHQDLQMLSLLAEGNVISGDSMREYVGENARYSTFELGDACLAGQADRALRMLASIEAEGTYPLPVVNQLLRECQNLAKWSEDIAAGTPIPEIFKANRVWPKKQKVLQVALSKGSVKKWYAMIQRLTMIDKGVKGQADVDAWQELSYVVCLIAGVNPFRAKKTQAGGQKGGSQKPSQAATDGLNDIKKAFGMS; encoded by the coding sequence GTGAAAGTTTATCCAGAAAAATTACAGCAAGCACTTACTCAAAGTTTTCCAGTCTATCTCGTTGCTGGCGATGAGCCTTGGCAAAAAATGGAAGCCGCCGACCAGATCCGCGCCCATTGCAAAAAGCAGGGCATTTTAGAGCGCCAAATTATTGAAGATTCAAGTGCTGCGAATCCGCTGACCGATCAAGCTGGTACCATGTCTCTGTTCGCTGAAACTCGATTGCTGGAGTGGCGCTTTGATAAATCCATTAAAAAAGCTCAAGGCGAAGCCATACAAAGCTTTATCAATAGTCAACCGACAGATGTGCTGCTTATCATTGCCCCCAAGCTATCTAACGAAAAACGTACCTCATGGTTTAAAACTTTAGAGCAAGCTGGCATCGTGGTTGAAGTTTGGCCTATTCCAGCGGAAAGGCTTGGCGGCTGGCTACGTCAACGCGCGACTCAGCTTAACGTGCAACTCGACAATGATGCGGTACAAGTTCTGATTGAGCGTTGTGAAGGTAACTTGCTGGCGGCGCACCAAGATTTACAAATGTTATCGCTACTCGCCGAAGGTAACGTGATTAGCGGCGATAGTATGCGTGAGTATGTTGGCGAAAATGCTCGTTACTCGACCTTTGAGTTGGGTGATGCTTGTTTGGCAGGACAAGCGGACCGTGCTTTGCGCATGTTAGCCAGCATTGAGGCTGAAGGAACTTATCCTTTGCCTGTGGTTAATCAGTTACTTCGTGAGTGCCAAAACTTAGCCAAATGGTCTGAAGACATTGCTGCTGGAACACCAATACCTGAGATCTTCAAAGCCAACCGTGTGTGGCCCAAGAAGCAAAAAGTGCTACAGGTAGCTTTAAGTAAAGGAAGCGTCAAAAAATGGTATGCCATGATCCAGCGCTTAACCATGATTGATAAAGGGGTTAAAGGGCAAGCCGACGTCGATGCGTGGCAAGAGTTGTCTTACGTGGTGTGCTTAATCGCTGGTGTTAATCCTTTCAGAGCCAAAAAAACTCAAGCTGGGGGGCAAAAGGGTGGCAGTCAAAAGCCATCGCAAGCCGCAACGGATGGTTTGAATGATATTAAGAAAGCTTTTGGGATGTCTTGA
- a CDS encoding PhoH family protein has translation MSQISNETFELLPADNNRLSALCGYLDEHLKHIERRLGIEVNVRGNSVSLIGEGVNIAAARQVVEGLYADTAKKKMLDSADIHLAIQEISTELEAAKPKGHVDDNVTLVTKRGLIKPRSPNQKQYLQNIIHHDISFGVGPAGTGKTYLAVANAVDAWEKQQVRRILLTRPAVEAGERLGFLPGDLAQKVDPYLRPLYDALYEMFGFEKVAKLMERNVIEVAPLAYMRGRTLNDAFIILDESQNTTVEQMKMFLTRIGFSSKAVVTGDITQVDLPRGQKSGLRHVIDVLKDVDGISFTFFQSKDVVRHPVVQRIVQAYEDADVAEAKRSADTASDAAKKL, from the coding sequence TTGTCTCAAATATCAAACGAAACTTTTGAATTATTGCCCGCCGATAACAATCGATTATCGGCTTTATGTGGCTATTTAGATGAACATTTAAAGCATATTGAACGTCGCTTGGGCATCGAGGTTAATGTTCGCGGCAATTCGGTAAGCCTGATCGGTGAAGGCGTTAATATTGCAGCGGCGCGCCAAGTCGTCGAAGGCTTATACGCCGATACCGCCAAAAAGAAGATGCTGGACAGCGCTGACATTCACTTAGCTATTCAGGAAATTTCGACTGAGCTAGAAGCGGCTAAACCGAAAGGACATGTTGATGACAACGTGACCCTAGTGACGAAGCGCGGATTAATTAAGCCAAGAAGCCCTAATCAGAAGCAATATCTTCAGAATATTATTCACCACGACATCAGTTTTGGTGTCGGCCCAGCCGGAACCGGTAAAACCTATCTGGCGGTAGCGAATGCGGTGGATGCGTGGGAAAAACAGCAGGTTCGCCGTATTTTGTTAACTCGTCCGGCAGTTGAAGCGGGTGAGCGTTTAGGATTTTTACCCGGTGATCTGGCGCAGAAAGTTGATCCTTATTTACGTCCTTTGTACGACGCTCTGTATGAGATGTTCGGTTTTGAGAAAGTGGCGAAGCTGATGGAACGCAACGTGATTGAAGTTGCACCGTTAGCGTACATGCGTGGTCGAACCTTGAATGATGCCTTTATTATTCTGGATGAAAGTCAGAATACTACCGTGGAGCAAATGAAAATGTTCCTAACCCGTATCGGCTTTAGTTCGAAAGCGGTGGTGACGGGTGATATTACGCAGGTCGATTTACCGCGTGGGCAAAAGTCCGGACTACGTCATGTGATTGATGTTTTAAAAGATGTGGACGGTATTAGCTTTACCTTCTTCCAATCAAAAGATGTGGTGCGCCATCCAGTGGTGCAACGTATTGTACAAGCGTATGAAGATGCTGATGTGGCCGAAGCAAAACGCTCTGCGGATACGGCCAGCGATGCAGCGAAAAAGCTGTAA
- the ybeY gene encoding rRNA maturation RNase YbeY produces MSIIDLELQVADNAENLPQEKQFLAWAQLAVSKVMASGAQPASLTIRIVSSEESQELNHQYRGKARPTNVLSFPFEIPQGLPQDLLPEEHILGDLAVCADVVANEAREQQKDLHDHWAHMVVHGCLHLLGYDHIKDEEAEVMESLEAEILAELGIGNPYVIED; encoded by the coding sequence ATGAGTATCATTGACCTAGAGCTACAAGTTGCCGATAACGCTGAAAACTTACCACAAGAAAAACAATTCTTAGCGTGGGCGCAGCTTGCCGTGAGCAAAGTGATGGCCAGTGGTGCCCAGCCCGCGTCGCTGACCATTCGCATTGTTTCCAGCGAAGAAAGCCAGGAATTAAACCACCAATATCGCGGCAAAGCCCGCCCGACCAATGTATTGTCATTCCCTTTTGAAATCCCTCAAGGTTTACCACAAGACTTGTTGCCCGAGGAGCATATCCTTGGCGATTTAGCGGTGTGCGCGGATGTGGTGGCGAATGAAGCGAGGGAGCAGCAAAAAGATTTGCATGATCACTGGGCGCACATGGTGGTACATGGATGCTTGCATTTGTTAGGCTACGATCATATAAAAGATGAAGAGGCTGAAGTGATGGAATCACTGGAAGCTGAAATTTTAGCAGAACTTGGTATAGGCAACCCCTATGTCATTGAAGATTAA
- the nadD gene encoding nicotinate-nucleotide adenylyltransferase, producing the protein MSVSTNGKKAMHIVLGGTFDPVHFGHLRMTQEMLNRFPTAKISLMPAAYPPHRPQPGASPQQRIEMLQLVAGKYPQLTVDNRELQRKEPSYSVVTLREIRHELEQKGVGDACLVFLMGTDAFAKLNEWYQWQELIKLTNILVVGRPSSQLPTEGEVAEFYQNFAIEDLESLPQHSFGKVGFCQMPQLDISSTYIREQINQGFSPRFLLPDGILEYINQHGLYGLNPKS; encoded by the coding sequence ATGTCAGTGAGCACTAACGGCAAAAAAGCGATGCATATAGTGTTAGGCGGAACTTTCGACCCGGTTCACTTTGGGCACCTTCGCATGACCCAGGAAATGTTGAACCGCTTTCCAACAGCAAAGATTTCTTTGATGCCAGCAGCCTATCCACCCCACCGACCACAACCGGGCGCTTCGCCACAACAACGAATTGAAATGTTGCAGTTGGTGGCGGGTAAATATCCTCAGTTAACCGTCGATAACCGCGAGTTGCAGCGCAAAGAGCCAAGCTATAGCGTCGTAACCTTGCGTGAAATTCGCCACGAACTTGAGCAAAAAGGTGTTGGTGATGCTTGCCTAGTCTTTCTAATGGGTACGGATGCGTTCGCAAAGCTCAATGAATGGTATCAATGGCAGGAGTTGATAAAGCTGACTAACATTCTGGTTGTCGGACGTCCTAGCAGTCAGTTGCCGACTGAGGGTGAAGTGGCGGAGTTTTACCAGAACTTTGCTATAGAAGATCTTGAGTCTTTGCCGCAACATAGCTTTGGTAAAGTCGGCTTTTGCCAGATGCCGCAATTGGATATTTCATCGACCTATATCCGAGAGCAAATAAATCAAGGGTTTTCACCCCGATTTTTATTGCCAGATGGTATACTAGAGTACATAAATCAGCATGGCCTATATGGCTTAAACCCTAAGAGTTAA
- a CDS encoding HlyC/CorC family transporter, with the protein MSDDKPPSRSFLQRIFDIFHSEPQDRQQLVEVLRVAKDDKLIKTDSLAMMEGVLQVAEMQVRDIMIPRSQMNVIHENATLQEILPIVSETRHSRYPVVGENRDDIEGIMLAKELLSYSFDENGPQKFDIKDVLRPAYIIPESKRLDILLTEFRSKRNHMAIVVDEYGCVSGLVTIEDVLEQIVGDIEDEFDIDEEESNIKLHSNGEYIIKAQTDIEDFNERLGSDFPDQEFDTIGGLLVNKFGHMPEREETIKMGDFKFTVLNADQRRVHLLRVKPLVQEQTN; encoded by the coding sequence ATGAGCGATGACAAACCTCCGTCGAGGAGCTTTCTTCAACGAATTTTCGATATTTTCCATTCTGAACCCCAAGATCGCCAGCAGTTGGTAGAAGTGCTGCGAGTCGCAAAAGACGATAAATTAATTAAAACCGACTCCTTGGCGATGATGGAAGGGGTTTTGCAGGTCGCCGAAATGCAGGTGCGCGACATTATGATCCCACGCTCACAAATGAACGTGATTCATGAAAACGCCACCTTGCAGGAAATTCTGCCGATTGTTAGCGAAACGCGTCACTCACGCTACCCTGTGGTGGGTGAAAACCGAGACGATATCGAAGGTATCATGTTGGCGAAGGAATTGTTGAGCTACTCTTTCGATGAGAATGGCCCGCAAAAATTTGATATTAAAGATGTTTTGCGCCCTGCTTATATTATCCCTGAAAGCAAACGACTGGATATTTTATTGACTGAGTTTCGTTCTAAACGTAACCATATGGCGATTGTGGTTGACGAGTATGGTTGTGTATCTGGTTTAGTGACGATCGAAGACGTGCTTGAACAAATCGTCGGCGATATTGAAGACGAGTTTGATATTGATGAAGAAGAAAGCAACATCAAGCTGCACTCGAATGGCGAGTACATTATTAAAGCGCAAACCGATATTGAAGACTTCAATGAGCGCCTAGGGTCAGATTTCCCGGATCAGGAATTTGATACCATTGGTGGTTTGTTGGTCAATAAGTTCGGCCACATGCCTGAGCGAGAAGAAACGATTAAGATGGGGGACTTTAAGTTCACCGTGTTGAACGCCGATCAACGTCGAGTTCACTTATTAAGAGTGAAGCCATTAGTGCAGGAACAAACCAACTAG
- a CDS encoding LPS-assembly lipoprotein LptE gives MKIRLLLTVIVLSGLLTACGFHLRGAGTDLDGAKVWLLSKTPNAEFERTLKQRLAYQGADVVTAAEDSKIQLAVVGYHTEKRTVARDSFGRASELELIFTLKYQLLTPNMVTEGEPETQTLTSRREFAYQRTLESGQVNEQKRLVDDMHQDVINRLLLQMATTLHLKPNS, from the coding sequence ATGAAAATTCGTTTATTACTGACGGTGATTGTTTTGAGTGGTTTATTAACGGCTTGCGGCTTTCACCTGCGTGGCGCTGGAACCGATTTGGATGGCGCTAAGGTCTGGCTGTTAAGCAAGACTCCAAACGCTGAGTTTGAGCGCACGCTGAAACAACGACTGGCTTATCAGGGCGCTGATGTGGTCACGGCAGCTGAAGATTCGAAAATACAGTTAGCGGTGGTTGGCTATCATACGGAGAAGCGCACAGTAGCACGCGATAGCTTTGGGCGAGCCAGTGAACTCGAATTGATTTTTACGCTAAAATATCAATTGCTGACACCTAATATGGTGACTGAAGGCGAGCCTGAAACACAAACCTTAACCAGTCGTCGTGAATTTGCTTATCAGCGAACCTTAGAGTCAGGACAAGTCAACGAGCAGAAACGATTGGTCGACGATATGCATCAGGATGTGATTAATCGTTTGTTGTTACAAATGGCCACGACTTTGCATCTTAAGCCTAACTCGTAA
- the leuS gene encoding leucine--tRNA ligase translates to MQLTEHYQPSEIEGKIQEKWQKNQTFKAVEDASKEKFYCLSMFPYPSGRLHMGHVRNYTIGDVVSRFQRMQGKNVMQPFGWDAFGLPAENAAVKNNASPAPWTYENIEYMKGQLQTLGFAFDWDREFATCQPEYYRWEQWFFTKLYEKGLVYKKTSSVNWCPNDQTVLANEQVVDGTCWRCDTPVEQKEIPQWFVKITDYAEELLEDIEKLKGWPDMVKTMQKNWIGRSEGVEVEFDFDQGDNLRVYTTRPDTLYGVTYLAVAAGHPIAAMAAEKNAELADFVHECKNSKVSEAEMATMEKKGMATGLYAKHPLTGKEVPIWVANFVLMDYGTGAVMAVPAHDQRDYEFATKYSIDKAEVVKPADGSELDISEAAYTEKGIVINSGEFSEMPFEKAFDAIAAKLESMGKGNKTVNYRLRDWGVSRQRYWGAPIPMINMPDGSVVPAPEDQLPVRLPEDVSMDGVTSPLNTDEEWKKAVVDGVEGVRETDTFDTFMESSWYYARFTCPNYEDGMLDPEKANHWLPVDQYIGGIEHATMHLLYFRFFHKLLRDMGLVNSDEPAKKLLCQGMVLADAYYYVDDKGARHWVSPLDVEVLERDDKGNIVKAVDQDGNEVTHAGMTKMSKSKNNGIDPQSMVEQYGADTMRLYTMFASPPDQSLEWQDSAVEGSLRFLRRLWKMVQSHQQKGAVSQLDVSTLNGDQKALRRKTHETIAKVTDDYDRRFTFNTAIAAVMELLNHAAKAEEMSEQDRAVLHEALETAVLLLAPIVPHVCSELWTALGELVDDAERSDVVDAKWPVADKSAMVQDEKLIVVQVNGKVRAKITVSASASKEEVEALALEDEHVKKFTDGNTVRKVIVVPGKLVNIVAN, encoded by the coding sequence ATGCAACTAACTGAGCACTACCAACCTTCTGAAATTGAAGGGAAAATTCAAGAAAAGTGGCAAAAAAATCAAACCTTTAAGGCGGTCGAAGATGCTTCGAAAGAGAAGTTTTACTGCTTGAGCATGTTCCCGTACCCGAGTGGTCGATTACACATGGGCCACGTTCGTAACTATACGATCGGTGATGTGGTGTCGCGTTTCCAGCGTATGCAGGGCAAAAATGTGATGCAGCCGTTTGGTTGGGATGCTTTTGGTTTGCCTGCGGAAAATGCGGCGGTGAAGAATAATGCGTCGCCTGCGCCTTGGACTTACGAAAATATCGAGTACATGAAAGGTCAGTTGCAGACGTTGGGCTTTGCCTTTGATTGGGATCGCGAGTTTGCCACGTGTCAGCCTGAATATTACCGCTGGGAGCAGTGGTTTTTCACAAAGCTCTACGAAAAAGGCCTAGTCTATAAAAAGACTTCCTCGGTTAACTGGTGCCCAAATGATCAGACGGTTTTGGCGAATGAGCAGGTAGTAGACGGCACTTGCTGGCGCTGTGATACGCCGGTGGAGCAGAAAGAGATTCCACAGTGGTTTGTTAAAATCACAGACTACGCGGAAGAGCTGTTAGAAGACATTGAGAAGCTTAAAGGCTGGCCCGACATGGTGAAAACCATGCAGAAGAACTGGATTGGCCGCTCGGAAGGCGTCGAGGTTGAGTTTGATTTTGATCAAGGTGACAACCTACGTGTTTATACCACGCGCCCAGACACGCTATATGGTGTCACTTACCTTGCGGTTGCAGCAGGACACCCGATTGCGGCAATGGCAGCTGAAAAGAATGCTGAGCTTGCTGATTTTGTGCACGAGTGCAAAAACAGCAAGGTATCGGAAGCCGAAATGGCGACCATGGAAAAGAAAGGTATGGCAACTGGCTTGTACGCCAAGCATCCGCTTACCGGCAAAGAGGTACCAATTTGGGTCGCGAACTTTGTATTAATGGATTACGGCACCGGCGCTGTAATGGCGGTTCCTGCACACGATCAGCGTGATTATGAATTCGCCACCAAATACAGCATTGATAAAGCAGAAGTGGTAAAGCCTGCTGACGGTTCTGAGCTAGACATTAGCGAAGCAGCTTATACCGAAAAAGGTATCGTGATTAATTCAGGCGAATTTTCGGAGATGCCTTTCGAGAAAGCGTTTGATGCGATTGCGGCAAAGTTAGAATCGATGGGTAAGGGTAACAAAACCGTTAACTATCGTCTGCGCGATTGGGGCGTATCGCGTCAACGTTATTGGGGCGCACCGATTCCTATGATTAACATGCCAGACGGTTCGGTCGTTCCTGCGCCAGAGGACCAGCTTCCTGTTCGTTTACCAGAAGATGTTTCGATGGATGGCGTGACCAGCCCGCTCAACACTGATGAAGAGTGGAAAAAAGCGGTGGTTGATGGCGTTGAAGGTGTTCGTGAAACGGATACTTTTGATACCTTTATGGAGTCGAGCTGGTACTACGCACGCTTTACTTGTCCAAATTACGAAGACGGTATGCTTGATCCTGAGAAGGCGAACCATTGGTTACCTGTGGATCAGTATATTGGTGGTATTGAACACGCGACCATGCACTTATTGTATTTCCGTTTCTTCCACAAGTTATTGCGTGACATGGGCTTGGTTAATTCTGATGAGCCTGCGAAAAAATTATTGTGTCAGGGCATGGTGCTGGCTGACGCTTATTACTATGTGGATGACAAAGGTGCGCGTCACTGGGTGTCGCCGCTAGACGTTGAAGTGCTTGAGCGTGACGACAAAGGCAATATCGTCAAGGCGGTCGATCAAGATGGCAATGAAGTCACGCACGCCGGCATGACGAAAATGTCGAAATCGAAGAACAACGGTATCGATCCGCAGTCAATGGTGGAGCAGTATGGTGCGGATACCATGCGTTTATACACCATGTTTGCATCGCCACCTGATCAATCCTTGGAATGGCAAGATTCAGCAGTAGAAGGTTCGCTACGTTTCTTGCGTCGTTTATGGAAAATGGTGCAGTCGCATCAGCAAAAAGGCGCGGTGAGTCAGTTAGACGTTTCGACCCTGAATGGTGATCAAAAAGCACTGCGTCGCAAAACCCATGAAACCATCGCTAAGGTGACTGATGATTATGATCGTCGTTTTACCTTTAATACAGCGATTGCGGCAGTGATGGAGCTATTGAATCACGCGGCAAAAGCGGAAGAAATGTCTGAGCAAGATCGCGCCGTTTTGCATGAAGCGTTAGAGACCGCGGTTCTGTTATTGGCACCTATCGTGCCACACGTATGTTCTGAATTGTGGACAGCCCTAGGCGAGCTGGTTGATGATGCTGAGCGCTCGGATGTTGTTGACGCCAAGTGGCCTGTAGCCGATAAATCTGCGATGGTTCAAGATGAAAAGCTGATCGTGGTTCAAGTTAATGGCAAGGTTCGAGCCAAAATCACGGTTTCTGCCAGTGCCTCAAAAGAAGAGGTCGAGGCGCTAGCGCTTGAAGACGAGCACGTTAAGAAGTTTACTGACGGTAATACGGTTCGTAAAGTGATCGTGGTTCCGGGTAAACTGGTGAATATTGTTGCTAATTGA